The following proteins are co-located in the Bacteroidota bacterium genome:
- a CDS encoding S46 family peptidase — MRIVCASLLALIVLLPHTAYGQDADKAGRFDNGKMWTFDHPPFEYFEEAYNFTPSQSWFDTARLGALRIPGCSASFVSGYGLVLTNHHCARNAVTQVSNPGERLTEDGFYATTLEEERQVPGYYADQLVAIEDVTQAVREAEMRGETDAERAQARQDTIDAVTAMLLDGLGGEEAGYVIEIIPFYHGGKYAAYTFKRYDDVRLVFTPELQMGYYGGDADNFTFPRYALDMTFFRVYDDNVPFEPEHYFLWSMDGAQIGEPVFVIGNPGSTSRLETVAQLEGRRDMTDKNLLAFIKSHIQALRDYQDAATTDDAKNAVRNQLFSLLNAEKAYAGQLAALADPVIMARRRDAEGQFVKAISADDDLAADYGSLMEDMAAIQKEMRAYSKEHAAFFALTSGTYSAALLRRAILAHGYLDRMAAGGGEQLAPLKEQLLGIADTPAGLDLQFLKTRLQDMTAAFGTESELVGALLTGQSATDRAQGIVGSSALASQAQLTEALDAGTLDAMDPAIKLVDSFIETYQTYQSAFAGLSAQQSEIASSIGRARYAVYQNEIPPDATFSLRLADGVVQGYPYNGTYASPFTSFFGLYDHYHSYGSESEWDLPERWKAAPKDLDLSVPVNFASTNDIIGGNSGSPIVNKDLELVGLIFDGNIESLSGNYIYLPDRARSVSVDARGMLEALDAVYEADRIVEELANDVLVSDDAAVGGGE; from the coding sequence TTGCGCATAGTCTGCGCAAGTCTGCTGGCACTGATTGTATTGTTGCCACATACGGCATACGGCCAGGACGCAGACAAAGCCGGCCGGTTTGATAACGGCAAAATGTGGACGTTCGATCATCCACCTTTTGAGTACTTTGAAGAAGCGTATAACTTTACGCCATCTCAGTCATGGTTTGATACAGCCAGGCTTGGCGCACTCCGTATTCCCGGATGTTCAGCGTCGTTTGTGTCGGGATATGGGCTGGTGCTCACAAACCACCATTGCGCCCGCAATGCTGTGACCCAGGTGTCCAATCCAGGCGAGCGGTTGACGGAAGACGGTTTTTATGCCACTACGCTTGAAGAGGAGCGCCAGGTACCCGGCTACTATGCTGATCAGCTTGTTGCCATTGAAGATGTTACCCAGGCAGTACGGGAAGCAGAAATGCGCGGCGAAACAGATGCTGAACGTGCGCAGGCCAGGCAAGATACCATCGATGCCGTAACGGCTATGTTATTGGATGGATTGGGGGGGGAAGAGGCCGGATACGTTATTGAAATTATTCCTTTTTACCACGGCGGTAAATACGCTGCCTATACGTTCAAGCGTTACGATGACGTGCGACTCGTCTTCACGCCTGAACTGCAAATGGGCTACTATGGAGGAGATGCTGATAACTTTACGTTCCCTCGTTATGCGCTCGATATGACCTTTTTTCGGGTCTATGATGACAACGTCCCGTTTGAGCCTGAACACTACTTCTTGTGGAGCATGGATGGCGCACAAATTGGGGAGCCCGTCTTTGTGATAGGAAATCCTGGCAGCACCAGCCGGCTCGAAACGGTTGCCCAGCTTGAAGGACGCCGGGATATGACGGACAAAAATTTACTGGCCTTCATCAAGAGTCACATCCAGGCGTTACGCGACTACCAGGATGCAGCGACAACAGATGATGCAAAAAATGCGGTCCGCAACCAGCTTTTCTCTCTTTTGAATGCTGAAAAGGCATATGCCGGCCAACTGGCTGCGCTCGCAGATCCCGTGATTATGGCCCGACGAAGGGACGCGGAGGGGCAGTTTGTTAAAGCGATTTCAGCTGATGATGACCTCGCTGCAGATTATGGCTCATTGATGGAGGATATGGCGGCCATTCAAAAAGAAATGCGCGCCTACAGCAAAGAGCATGCTGCCTTTTTTGCGCTGACAAGTGGGACATATTCCGCTGCTCTATTACGGCGCGCCATCCTTGCCCATGGCTACCTGGATCGTATGGCGGCTGGCGGCGGCGAGCAACTGGCGCCATTAAAAGAGCAACTACTGGGCATCGCAGACACACCTGCCGGACTTGATCTCCAGTTTCTGAAAACGCGGTTGCAGGATATGACGGCTGCATTTGGCACCGAAAGCGAACTTGTCGGTGCCCTGTTAACTGGGCAGTCTGCTACAGACCGTGCGCAGGGCATTGTCGGGTCGTCTGCGCTGGCATCACAGGCGCAATTGACCGAAGCACTTGATGCAGGCACATTGGACGCCATGGATCCAGCAATCAAACTGGTTGATAGCTTTATCGAAACGTACCAGACGTATCAAAGCGCCTTTGCCGGCCTGAGTGCCCAGCAAAGTGAAATCGCCAGCAGCATTGGTCGTGCGCGCTATGCCGTTTATCAAAACGAAATACCACCAGATGCAACGTTTTCACTCCGCCTCGCGGATGGTGTAGTGCAAGGCTATCCATACAATGGCACGTATGCATCACCTTTTACGAGCTTCTTTGGGCTGTACGATCATTACCATTCATATGGCAGCGAAAGCGAGTGGGATTTGCCCGAACGGTGGAAAGCTGCACCTAAAGACCTGGACCTTTCGGTACCCGTAAACTTTGCGTCAACCAATGACATCATCGGGGGCAATTCTGGTTCTCCGATTGTCAACAAAGACCTGGAGTTGGTCGGGCTTATTTTTGACGGCAACATCGAAAGCCTGTCGGGTAACTACATCTATTTGCCAGATCGTGCCCGTTCAGTTTCAGTTGATGCCCGTGGCATGTTGGAAGCACTGGATGCCGTGTATGAAGCGGACCGTATTGTTGAAGAACTGGCCAATGATGTACTTGTCAGTGACGACGCAGCAGTGGGCGGTGGCGAATAA
- a CDS encoding DUF4835 family protein: MMYRFCLLLGGLLLIGGTRTATAQEFNCTVTVNYQQLTGSEFSFLTELEERAELYLNERSFTSDRYEDFERINCLMQIIFEEALTLTSFSAQVVLSTRRPIYGVPTETTIIQISDGGWQFSFAQGTPLIFDPERFDPLTSVLDFYAYLMLGYDYDTFEAFGGTPHFEKARRVAELAESQGAIGWTDLSGDRGRNDLIDQLLDPRFKSLRQTYFDFHFGGLDIFVRETEVAQQNVLDALKSLDELYDAVSRQYVLDIFFTAKADDIAAIFEESTLSSEAFNLLSRIDPANLSKYENLVN, translated from the coding sequence ATGATGTACAGATTTTGTCTGCTTTTGGGCGGTTTACTGTTGATTGGAGGGACCCGGACTGCTACGGCCCAGGAATTCAACTGTACCGTTACCGTAAATTACCAGCAACTCACAGGTAGCGAATTTTCATTTCTTACTGAGCTGGAAGAACGCGCTGAGCTTTATCTGAATGAGCGCTCTTTTACCAGTGACCGCTACGAAGACTTCGAACGCATCAATTGCCTGATGCAAATCATATTTGAAGAAGCGCTCACCCTGACCAGTTTTTCTGCGCAGGTTGTGTTGTCAACCCGCCGGCCCATTTACGGTGTACCCACAGAAACTACCATTATCCAGATTAGTGATGGCGGCTGGCAATTTAGTTTTGCACAGGGAACGCCACTTATTTTTGACCCCGAGCGATTTGATCCGCTCACTTCTGTCCTCGACTTCTATGCCTACCTCATGCTGGGATATGATTACGATACCTTCGAGGCATTTGGTGGGACCCCACATTTTGAAAAAGCCAGGCGTGTAGCTGAATTGGCAGAATCACAGGGGGCAATCGGGTGGACGGACCTGAGCGGTGACCGCGGGCGCAACGACCTCATTGACCAACTCCTCGACCCACGGTTTAAGTCGCTGCGGCAAACCTATTTTGATTTCCACTTCGGCGGACTGGATATTTTTGTTCGGGAAACAGAAGTTGCCCAGCAAAACGTACTTGATGCGTTGAAGAGCCTGGATGAGCTTTACGATGCCGTCTCAAGACAATATGTACTCGATATTTTCTTTACGGCGAAAGCGGATGATATTGCGGCCATTTTTGAAGAATCTACCCTGAGTTCTGAGGCATTTAATTTATTGTCCAGAATAGACCCTGCCAATCTCTCGAAGTATGAGAATCTGGTAAATTAG